tattttgttttatacacCAATAAATGTGTTCCTAAGAAAGGATGTTTTTGTGCTGTTGCAGCACATTCACTCTTTAATCAGCAGTTTAAAATTGTAGTTTTGAACATTCGTGAATGGGGCAGCCGGTCCAATTAATGCTTTTAGCAATCtgtgtggaagaaaaaaaacgaatCCTTTTTTGTGCCGTAGATTATCTTTGGCTTCTCCTTCACACTTTATAAGCTACAAAAGCAATATACTGTATTACTGTGAGTAGACGCACAAAtgtacctgcatgcatttctCTCCTAGTTACATACACATCACACACGCAGTTATATTCAGATACTACGGAAAGAAAGCAAATCACCTTCTTGACTTTGATAGGCAATGACAGTTTTATTCAAAACAATTGAAATCATAAAACGGTAGGAACTAAGAAAACCCTCCATAAATGCACTTCTTTCAAAGTGACCATAAACATTTGGACAGCCATGAAATGCAACTTCTAAGCTGAATGTGCATATGCAGGACATGAGTTCACTAGGTATTTTTTTATTGCCAATGACAAATTAGTTATACAGTACAAATTCAAGAGTGTTTCTTTCTTCTATATGGGCATTTTTAGCCTTATATTGCTTTGACATTCAAATACGAAACCTATTTCCTTTTGAGTTCCCTGAAATCTGTTATATAAAGAGAAATGTTTTACTGGAAACTATGTGATGTGTGTTATTGCTCATAATGAGAGGTCTGTGGGATGTGTGTCACTGTGCCCTTTAATTTCTATATTCCATTAACGCAATCTGACTTTTATTTGCTTAATTTCATAAAGTGACTCATACAATAACATACAGATTGTGATTGTTATATTTCTGTTTGGCCTCTATTAGTAGTAATGAACttaataaaatgaaacatgtttttatatgtATTACAAATATTTGTCCGTCCATACATTTATCCAAAGCTTGACAAGCATTTGACATCACAATTTAAACCtgaatattattgtttttaaatagaaatgtaacaaaaggtttaaaaaatctaaaataattgAAAGTTGGATATTTGCGAAGATGCAGATATactgaataaaagaataaataccATTTGAGATAAAGGATATTTTGTGGGATTCAAGCGGTTATAAGGAGAAATACTATCAAAAGCATAAGCATTCATTCAGTTTGAGTATATTCTTTCGGACAATAGATAAggacagaggaaacactgtGCTGCAGATATTTTCCGTAGTGTAGCTAGGAGTCTGGAGAAGACAGTTGTACAGAAGACCAGACAGTCTGTAAATAAAGAGGTGTTTTTCAATTGTTAGTCATTTAACCTGGTACTGTTAAGATATGCAGCCTTGTGTTTCCTTCCTCATGGATCAAACTCCAACAGATCACACATTTGTGCTTCCATCCGTTCGCCCTTCTCTCGAATGTGCTGCGTGCCAATCAAAGCTGTTTCCAGACATTCTATACATTCATTTATGTACAATTACAAGGCTGAATATTGTGATAGTCCTTAGTATATTGAACCATATATACACATTCAGTTCTGTGTAATATCTGATGTACACAAATCATGTaccataacaaaataaatatttgcattCCATGGAATCATTTAATCACATACAATCGATTGTGACATGTATCCAATGGTTGTGGTGATTAGGTGAGTGTTATATGTGAGCATCAACATTGCAGATGtgcaaaatcttaatttaaggAGTGGCGTGCCCACCACCTTAGCACATatgtaacatacagtacagacatGGAAGCTACATATTTCTGGGATTACACATTTTTCCCTTGGTCACTGCGAGAGTGGTTCAACACCACAGACAGTTCAGAGCCTTGGCAAAAGGCTGAGGTGTTTGTTGGCCTGGGCTCTGcttcagagagaaaaaagaggggtctgaaaaaattaaaagaggCTCTATGTCTCCGCCTCTGGTCGGTCTCAGTCACTGCATGGTCAGCCATATCCAGCAGCCCCAGATAAGCTGTTTCATATGCAGCAGGTAGACAGCCAGAGCAGCCTCGAGCTCCTCGCACACTCGCTGTGGGCGCCGACGGTCTGTGCAGTACATAGCCACGCCCAGGAATGACATCAGGAGGAAGAGGCAAGTGAACAGTGCGAGGTGGGGGCGGGATGGTGTCGTCTCATAGgctataaacaaaaaacaataccaGTTTTTGACAATTGTAGTTTGTAAATGAGCATTTGAATTTTCACATGCACAGATCTCTCGCTTTCCTGTTGACCTTACAAAGTCAAGACCTCAAGAGGAGGACAAGTTTTTGATGGAGGATTTAATGCGACTACATATATAGGCTACAATGTGATGGAGGCCTTGTCACACAAACGGGTGCTCTCTGTGTTCCAAAAAGGGAGTGACAGTGAAAGGCTCAACTCCATTTAGCATGGCAGGCAACAAAGTTAATAAAAAGTGATTTGATTTAAACCATTTTACCTTACAGCTAACCTAAATTATTTTTCCTAATGCTTTTCCCACACGTTTACATCCACTAGACAAGAAAAAAGTGTAGTGTTTTCTCATGCAAGTTAACATAGTGAatctgaacactttcagacagaCTTACCACCTAAACAGTCACAGTAAGGAATGTCTGTGAAGCCGACAGAAAAGAGGCCATTCAATTAACAACTTGTGATGTACAgcagctaaccagctgctgtgCCCTCATAGACTCCACTATCTCTATGGAACAGACTCTGTGGTGTCTTATTTGCATGCATAATTAAATACAAAGTGTAAATCACTTGCTCATGTTTGGGAGTGCCACagcattatattatttttaaatagcaCATATTCCCCAAAGGACAATAGTGTACAATGCAATCTTAGGATGTGGTattgaattttgtcttttctctttacTGCTAAGTGCATGGCATATGGTTACATATGGGTTGAGGGCCCCTCTGCAATCTGGGATTGCACAAATTTCagggacattttttaaaatgaacaattaaATATTATGTTCATATTGTTAATGTATAAATACATTCCCTTATTCACATTTCTGTAAGTGTAGAGCTGACATAGACAGGCTGCAGAAAATATTGGTGATATGAAGCCACTGGACTAGTTTGGTCAAGGTGTAAGAGCACCAGAGGGCAGCATGTTCTCTCTAGttgcaaaaacacatttgtgtcTGAGCATATCGGTTACATACTGTTTACTTTTCTGTAGGGGTGACGAGACATCCAGCTCACAAGACAAGACACAAGATTGGGTTCAAGACGAGATTTTaacactattaaaaaaaaaaaaaaacttcaataaagAAATAAGACTAGAAAAATAGTCCTTTATTcaagaaaaagtcacaaaatgaaaaacaagcgCTTAAAGGTTTTGCCACTAACTCAAATGACTGGCTTCTCTTCTCTATAAGTAACAGTTACACCGTTACTTATTCCACATGTACGGTGGAGAGATAGTCTCTTCACTCAaagaaccaaggttacaacgTAACCAAGTATTTTCTGGCTGTAGTTGAGACCAGTTGTTTTGTACTTGAATTTGTCATTTagtagacagagagaaataaagcttattttattgtttcacaGTGATTATGTTCTGTGTACAGATGCTTTTTGTGAAAACAGATGCTCTTTTCTcttctgcattttattttttgcagcaataaacaAGGAAGTAGGCTACTCTAGAATCAATTTATGACCATTAGCCTATAGAAAGAAGGAAGAGCAGTTTTCTTtgtcattaaaagtaaaattaggTTTTGCTGTCCGCCTCCCaactaattttaaaaaaaggacagatAAAGTGAATGGTCTGCGTAAGACTGCGTCACAGTGAACTGCACACTTCAGATGCGTGTGTCCCTgccgagagagagggagggagaggggaaacATATGCGTTTCTGTTGTGTGCCAGCTGCATGGTGGCTGCGTAGTGAAATGTCTTTACACGCCAGAAACGTGTCTGATGCGGTGCCGCTGCTGATAGCCATGTCTGTACACATGTTGGTTTcccattgataaaatgaaataatagtGTGTTCTTCAACTATATACTGATTTGATAACAGCAAAGACAATGTCGGCAGTTTTGATGGCAAATTAGGCTAGAGaatattttgttctgtattAACAGGCAGTGTAcaagctctaacctgttaacatgggagccaaaataaaaacagacacgccatGCAGATAACACGCCCATGCCACGTaagcagtgtgcaggaggcctaACGTTCTAACGCTGGTTTTTACaagcagctttttttctttctggagGGATCTTTTATGCTGATTTCGAGGTTCAAGTCAGACTCATTTGTCATGCAGGCTGCTGCTCTGCACTTGAGTAGGCTCAACTTTTTACCTCGTGGGATGAGATCTTGTCACACCACGACTTTTCTGTTCTCTCACCATGCACTGTGGTTTCTGGCTCCCTGAATCGAACCCTCCGTTCGCTTTTCCGTCTGTGGTTGGGTTCTGTGTCTGACCCGTAGTTGGGACTTGGCCTCTTCAGAATGGAGGTGGGGACTTTGCCATTGGTCACCTGCATTAGATACAGCTCAGGATTAGTACACTTATAACAAGTTCCTGATGAATTTCAAAGACAGGCAACAAACAGCTGGAAGGAACAAATCTTTTGCAAACAAACACTGGTGAAGAGATCTGCTGGTGTTAACACTACCATAGGTTTCGGTGTGTCCTCCTGTTGGTGATGGGTGTCCTTTCTGTGGCGGACTTCTGAGTGTTTCTCCCGGTGGGAATGAGGAATACAGTTGACGGTGTCTCTGATGGACTCTGCAGCAGCGAAGTGTTTGGAAagtgcagacacacactgacctAGGGAGTCTAGTAAGAGAACCATGAACACACATGAGTAGTGATCTTGTGCTGCCCTGTTCTGAAGATAAACTCTGAGGCAAAGTTAAACATACAAAGTTAAACATGAAAATGTTTCTTAGACAAGACGCCAGCGTTAACTCTCATTCAGTGCCAGGTAGCGTGTTTAGTAAGTGaagacagaacaaaaacagtcaaaaacatTCAGTTCACTTTTTTTCTAAGGCTGCAACGATTAATCGACATAATCAACAATGTTGATCATAAGAATTTATTGACGCATAATGTCACTGTTAACGTGTTGTTCCAGATATAATAGTgaggcatttctttaaaccaatcacaattgtctttgccgcagagaagaaaaaaaaatctcaccttgcaattatattttatttcagcCTTCCCTTGAGTTGTATCCCATAATATTTACATATGTTTTAGACACCTAAAGGTAATCTTATTAAACGGGTTGCACCAATTCAAATCTGATATGTTgagttatatacagtatatgtgtgtgtgtgtgtgtgtgtgtgtgtgtgtgtgtgtgtgtNNNNNNNNNNgtgtgtgtgtgtgtgtgtgtgtgtgtgtgtgtgtatgtgtgtgtgtgagagagagggttTTGCATTTGAAAAAGTGAACCACAAGGTTCCACTGCCCTCCTCACCTTAATCATTTTAATACATTAGTTTGGTTAACTATAGTTTCAAAATGTTACCATATACTGCTAACAACATACTACAGCTGACATGCTAATTCATAAACATGCCTCTGTGGAAGTGTCTTATTGCGGGTCAAAGAGGATTTTTCTGtttacaatacaaaataaaaaggtcaCAAAAAGTGAACTGAGACTACTGTGTTCTGACCTGCAACAACAGCTACTGCTGCTTTCTGACTCCCTTTCTCACCATTTCACTAAACATGTTTAAGACGTTCTGAGATGAACAAAAATGAGGATGTTGTTaatctttgtctttttatgCCTGTCTTTATGTAGCTGTTCAGCACCACTGCCTCTGAAAGCTGACTCGACAACAAGGCTGGTCTGTGCATATTGCTTTTTTACACCACAGCAGTCTTTACAAAAACGCAGCGCTGAGAGAGTGTTGCACCCATTTAATGCAAGCCAAGCATCCATACTGTACAACAAAACAGTGCCCTCAAACTGTCGCAAAGctacttttcttctttcctctctgcATAAAAGCACTCTTGTGTCGGACATGTCTGCAAGTGTTTattaatttatcatttttacGAGTTGACATGGTTTAAAGGCTTACAGTACTAAATTGCTTTAAACCACATCCTCACTGTGCTGTGTGCTCTCTAAAGGTGCGGGTATACTTGAGCTCAACACCGTGCGCAGTTTGCCATCAATGGCGTGCATGCTACGAGCATGCACAAAGACATTTATGCTCAACACATTGTTCATTGCGGTACTCTCCAAGACACCAGAAGGGTTTCAGACAAAATAATCTGTGAATGAGCACGAAGTAGAGAAAAGAAACCAGAAGTCAAGGAAAGCACGCTACTTGGCAACAGTAGTAAACACATCTATGTTAAAACACTGACGTACGGCAAAACATTAAATTTATCTACTTTAATAATTAACGTGACTGTTGTTTATCTCCAGATTAAAATTACTGTCTGACTGTAACACTCTTGAGAAAACTCTTTCCATGTAGCCATCTCTCTCTGAACAAATATTTAAGGCTGGTTGACTCCCTGCGGTCTGTACGTGGAGAATAACACAGATGTTTGTACAGACAAACCtgtctcgactagtcctggtcttggacttgacaaaggtggacttgactacagcAATGGGTGAAAGCGGCAGCCATTTTTATGTATACCATTGCCTTGCAAAACAACATTATGGTGGGCTAATTTCCGTATAGAAAGGCATATTTTGTACACTGTCTGTTGCCTTGCTGCTAGAGAGGATTGCCAGATTAAATTTCTTCATACTTTTTATAGGTAAGTCATCAAAACCTTTTCATTAAGTAATAGTGTGTGTGACACTAACTGGCCCCACTGGCATGTTGTTACcataacaacaaacaacattACCAAGGCAAACAGTTCCCAGTATCAATACAACAATATCCAGActgaatgttaaaatatgtaaatgtgctgtatttatatagcgcttttccagtctaaaaaatgctcaaagcgctttacatctacaggaaacattcaccattcacacacattcatacactgtggccggggctgccgtacaaggggCCACCTGCTAAtcataaacattcacacacattcacactccgatgcgcagcacgggggcaacttggggttcagtgtctgcccaaggacacttcgacaagaCTGCCGGGGCGGGGGATTCGAATTACACAAAACTTACAGAGTGGccggcaaccgctctaccactgagccacagccgccaaaATATACACTGCGTAGAGAGGTGTCCTGCTCTGTTTTCAGAAACTATACAACcacatttgttttccacagTCTATTTATCTGCATATAGTTAGGGTGTCGTAATATCGTGTCAGGATGAGTGTTTACTGTGTCGCTCTTTGCTTTTCATCCCAGGTGAGTGTTTACCTGTATATTCAGTCTTGCCGATCTCAGCATAGACAGTGGCCATAAGCTCTAGGCTTCTGGCTGTAATGGGGTGGTCATTACCAAAAGCCCTCTGGTGGATCTTTGCAGCCTGAAAGATTAATTAACAGGAGTGTGTTGTACAAGAGTgccataaaataaaattgttggTACAAGAGTGccataaaatattttatttgttcaaAAGTCTAGAGAGAAAGCAAAGAGTGATGCACATACCTTACCACTGTATTCTAAAGCAAGATGAGGTctgaaaggaaaaggaaaattgCACCATTAAACAA
Above is a genomic segment from Etheostoma spectabile isolate EspeVRDwgs_2016 chromosome 20, UIUC_Espe_1.0, whole genome shotgun sequence containing:
- the c20h14orf180 gene encoding nutritionally-regulated adipose and cardiac enriched protein homolog isoform X1, with product MLNRGREGLFELGQQLQQQGEYQAALHCFLSCLLGLTHVQSFTSLPNCLHQIAELFITEKNYEKALQFIQAEKMFYEVALIELTALQGSTGPQEEATLGSAGWTTPEELSEQASQAQQLERLAQLCIMSKQPHLALEYSGKAAKIHQRAFGNDHPITARSLELMATVYAEIGKTEYTDSLGQCVSALSKHFAAAESIRDTVNCIPHSHREKHSEVRHRKDTHHQQEDTPKPMVTNGKVPTSILKRPSPNYGSDTEPNHRRKSERRVRFREPETTVHDIPYCDCLGAYETTPSRPHLALFTCLFLLMSFLGVAMYCTDRRRPQRVCEELEAALAVYLLHMKQLIWGCWIWLTMQ
- the c20h14orf180 gene encoding nutritionally-regulated adipose and cardiac enriched protein homolog isoform X3, with amino-acid sequence MSVDEKALQFIQAEKMFYEVALIELTALQGSTGPQEEATLGSAGWTTPEELSEQASQAQQLERLAQLCIMSKQPHLALEYSGKAAKIHQRAFGNDHPITARSLELMATVYAEIGKTEYTDSLGQCVSALSKHFAAAESIRDTVNCIPHSHREKHSEVRHRKDTHHQQEDTPKPMVTNGKVPTSILKRPSPNYGSDTEPNHRRKSERRVRFREPETTVHDIPYCDCLGAYETTPSRPHLALFTCLFLLMSFLGVAMYCTDRRRPQRVCEELEAALAVYLLHMKQLIWGCWIWLTMQ
- the c20h14orf180 gene encoding nutritionally-regulated adipose and cardiac enriched protein homolog isoform X2 produces the protein MLNRGREGLFELGQQLQQQGEYQAALHCFLSCLLGLTHVQSFTSLPNCLHQIAELFITEKNYEKALQFIQAEKMFYEVALIELTALQGSTGPQEEATLGSAGWTTPEELSEQASQAQQLERLAQLCIMSKQPHLALEYSGKAAKIHQRAFGNDHPITARSLELMATVYAEIGKTEYTDSLGQCVSALSKHFAAAESIRDTVNCIPHSHREKHSEVRHRKDTHHQQEDTPKPMVTNGKVPTSILKRPSPNYGSDTEPNHRRKSERRVRFREPETTVHAYETTPSRPHLALFTCLFLLMSFLGVAMYCTDRRRPQRVCEELEAALAVYLLHMKQLIWGCWIWLTMQ